A single window of Agromyces aureus DNA harbors:
- a CDS encoding DNA polymerase IV — protein MSKQDGSSRQVTTGPVDDSATPILHVDMDAFFVSVELLSRPELRGKPVLVGGTAGRGVVAAASYEARRYGVNSAMPMSVALQRCPNAIVLQGDYPSYSKYSKRVMEIFGEITPLVEPLSIDEAFLDVSGARRLHGTPAEIAWTIRERVQAETGLTCSVGVAATKYVAKVASSRAKPDGMLVVPAHETVAFLHPLPVSALWGVGRVTEESLLRLGLRTVGDVAAMPPDSLERAVGSALAARLAHLARGEDPRAVHTTRVEKSIGHEQTFGHDVVDPVEIRRELLQLSGNVAVRLRKAGLVARTVSLKLRYGDFRTLTRSRTLGEPTDVARRVYDEASEALEGLIGDGQRVRLIGVRAENLRESGSGAMLWDPDEEWRDAERTIDQVSAKFGRGALRPASLVQREDERRQRREARAEHTAAQPAAEHGAAGDPRQALRGRGADGDEPFDPTAAGWGW, from the coding sequence GTGAGCAAGCAGGACGGCTCGTCGAGGCAGGTCACCACGGGGCCCGTCGACGACTCGGCGACCCCGATCCTGCACGTCGACATGGACGCGTTCTTCGTCTCGGTCGAGTTGCTCTCGCGGCCCGAGCTGCGAGGCAAGCCCGTGCTGGTGGGCGGCACGGCGGGCAGAGGAGTCGTCGCCGCGGCCAGCTACGAGGCCCGACGCTACGGCGTGAACTCGGCCATGCCGATGTCCGTGGCCCTGCAGCGGTGCCCGAACGCGATCGTGCTGCAGGGCGACTACCCGTCGTACTCGAAGTACTCCAAGCGCGTCATGGAGATCTTCGGCGAGATCACGCCGCTCGTCGAGCCGTTGTCGATCGATGAGGCGTTCCTCGACGTGTCCGGCGCGCGCCGGCTGCACGGCACCCCCGCCGAGATCGCTTGGACCATTCGCGAACGCGTCCAGGCCGAGACCGGACTCACCTGCTCGGTCGGGGTCGCCGCCACGAAGTACGTCGCGAAGGTGGCGTCGAGCCGGGCCAAGCCCGACGGCATGCTCGTGGTGCCGGCGCACGAGACGGTCGCATTCCTGCATCCGCTGCCCGTGTCGGCGCTGTGGGGTGTGGGCCGGGTGACCGAGGAATCGCTCCTGCGCCTCGGCCTGCGCACGGTCGGCGATGTGGCGGCCATGCCGCCCGACTCGCTCGAGCGGGCCGTCGGCTCGGCGCTTGCGGCCAGGCTGGCGCACCTCGCTCGGGGCGAAGATCCTCGCGCCGTGCACACGACCCGAGTCGAGAAGAGCATCGGGCACGAACAGACCTTCGGCCACGACGTGGTCGATCCCGTCGAGATCCGCCGCGAACTGCTGCAGTTGTCGGGCAATGTCGCCGTGCGCCTGCGCAAGGCCGGGCTCGTCGCACGAACGGTCTCGTTGAAACTCCGGTACGGCGACTTCCGCACCCTCACGCGGTCGCGCACGCTGGGCGAGCCGACGGATGTCGCGCGGCGCGTCTACGACGAGGCATCAGAGGCCCTCGAAGGACTCATCGGCGACGGCCAACGCGTGCGACTCATCGGCGTGCGCGCCGAGAACCTCCGCGAGTCCGGATCAGGCGCGATGCTCTGGGATCCAGATGAGGAGTGGCGCGACGCCGAGCGCACGATCGATCAGGTTTCGGCGAAGTTCGGCAGAGGGGCCCTGCGTCCGGCCTCGCTCGTGCAGCGCGAGGACGAGCGGCGGCAGCGCCGGGAGGCTCGCGCCGAGCACACCGCGGCCCAGCCCGCCGCTGAGCACGGTGCCGCTGGTGACCCGCGGCAGGCTCTCCGGGGGCGGGGCGCAGACGGCGACGAGCCCTTCGACCCGACCGCGGCCGGATGGGGCTGGTAG
- a CDS encoding ECF transporter S component, with the protein MHTSTSPTATSAASGTSSTSSHRFRWRVVDIVVASVIGVAVGVVFWAWGVVWGPISAPIEALLPGLQAAPAAVWVIAGVLGGLVIRKPGAALYTELVAAVVSALIGSQWGGLLTIEAGLVQGLGAELVFAIFLYRNWRFPVALLAGAGAGLAMAINDLVLWYAGAAPLFATVYTISAVIGGALIAGGLAWLAVRGLARAGALDRFAAGRELRTV; encoded by the coding sequence GTGCACACGTCAACATCCCCGACCGCCACCTCCGCGGCATCCGGAACCTCCTCCACCTCGTCGCACCGGTTCCGCTGGCGAGTCGTGGACATCGTCGTGGCGAGCGTCATCGGCGTCGCCGTCGGCGTCGTCTTCTGGGCCTGGGGCGTGGTCTGGGGCCCGATCTCGGCTCCGATCGAGGCGCTCCTCCCCGGCCTGCAGGCCGCACCGGCGGCCGTGTGGGTCATCGCGGGCGTGCTCGGCGGGCTCGTGATCCGCAAGCCGGGCGCGGCCCTCTACACCGAGCTCGTGGCCGCCGTGGTCTCCGCGCTGATCGGCAGCCAGTGGGGCGGCCTGCTCACGATCGAGGCCGGCCTCGTCCAGGGCCTCGGCGCCGAGCTCGTCTTCGCGATCTTCCTCTACCGCAACTGGAGGTTCCCGGTCGCGCTGCTCGCGGGGGCCGGTGCCGGACTCGCGATGGCGATCAACGACCTCGTGCTCTGGTACGCGGGCGCCGCACCGCTGTTCGCCACGGTCTACACGATCTCCGCGGTCATCGGCGGCGCGCTCATCGCGGGTGGCCTGGCGTGGCTCGCCGTCCGTGGCCTCGCACGAGCGGGTGCCCTCGATCGGTTCGCGGCCGGGCGCGAGCTTCGGACCGTCTAG
- a CDS encoding ABC transporter ATP-binding protein yields the protein MRDLDLEIAPGERVLLLGASGAGKSTLLHGLAGVLGGDDDGETLGELLIDGRRPADARGRAGLVLQDPDAQVVMARVGDDVAFGLENLGVARDEIWPRVRAALDSVGLALPLEHATTELSGGQRQRLALAGVLAMRPGLILLDEPTANLDPDGVREVRDAVASVAAATGATLVVVEHRVSTWLPVVDRVIVLGAAGGVLADGPPARVLAERADDLRAAGVWLPDEVPWRAPATSVGPRHPLLEASQLDVGRIAGVAVQRGIDLQVDAGRVLALVGPNGVGKSTLALTLAGLLPPQGGRLAASDLLAQGLRTEPIRWRSRDLLTRIGTVFQSPEHQFVAGSVRAELEVGPRALKLGEGERRARVDELLEALRLGQLAGANPFTLSGGEKRRLSVATAIATRPRLLVLDEPTFGQDATTWRELAKLLVGLRDEGVALVAVTHDEVFVDAIADERFELHPQAFEVSSIATSGARGSARR from the coding sequence GTGCGCGATCTCGATCTCGAGATCGCGCCGGGGGAGCGGGTGCTGCTGCTCGGCGCATCCGGGGCCGGCAAGTCGACCCTGCTGCACGGCCTGGCCGGTGTGCTCGGCGGCGATGACGATGGCGAGACCCTCGGCGAACTGCTCATCGACGGCCGGCGTCCAGCCGACGCTCGTGGGCGCGCGGGTCTCGTGCTGCAGGATCCCGATGCGCAGGTCGTCATGGCGCGCGTGGGCGACGACGTCGCGTTCGGCCTCGAGAACCTCGGGGTCGCGCGCGACGAGATCTGGCCCCGCGTGCGGGCGGCGCTCGACTCGGTCGGTCTCGCGCTCCCGCTCGAGCATGCGACGACCGAACTCTCGGGGGGCCAACGTCAGCGTCTCGCCCTCGCCGGCGTGCTCGCGATGCGCCCCGGACTGATCCTGCTCGACGAGCCGACGGCGAACCTCGATCCCGACGGCGTCCGCGAGGTGCGCGACGCCGTTGCGTCCGTCGCGGCGGCGACCGGGGCGACGCTCGTCGTCGTCGAGCATCGCGTCTCGACCTGGCTGCCGGTCGTCGACCGCGTGATCGTGCTCGGTGCCGCCGGTGGGGTGCTCGCCGACGGGCCTCCGGCTCGGGTGCTCGCGGAGCGCGCGGACGACCTCCGCGCGGCGGGCGTCTGGCTGCCCGACGAGGTGCCATGGCGCGCGCCCGCGACGTCGGTCGGCCCGCGGCATCCGCTGCTCGAGGCCTCGCAGCTCGACGTCGGCCGGATCGCCGGCGTCGCCGTGCAGCGCGGCATCGACCTGCAGGTGGATGCCGGCCGGGTGCTCGCCCTGGTCGGCCCCAACGGCGTCGGCAAGTCGACGCTGGCGCTCACGCTCGCGGGACTGCTGCCGCCGCAGGGCGGGCGGCTCGCGGCATCCGATCTCTTGGCGCAGGGGCTGCGCACCGAACCGATCAGGTGGCGCTCGCGCGACCTGTTGACGCGCATCGGGACCGTCTTCCAGAGCCCGGAGCACCAGTTCGTGGCCGGATCGGTGCGGGCCGAGCTCGAGGTCGGTCCGCGGGCGTTGAAGCTCGGCGAGGGTGAACGCCGTGCGCGGGTCGACGAGCTCCTCGAGGCGCTGCGCCTCGGACAGCTCGCGGGCGCGAACCCGTTCACCCTGAGCGGCGGCGAGAAGCGACGCCTCTCGGTCGCGACCGCGATCGCGACCCGACCGCGACTGCTCGTGCTCGACGAGCCCACGTTCGGCCAAGACGCCACGACGTGGCGCGAGCTCGCGAAGCTCCTCGTCGGGCTTCGCGACGAGGGCGTGGCGCTCGTCGCCGTGACGCACGACGAGGTGTTCGTCGACGCGATCGCCGACGAGCGGTTCGAGCTGCACCCGCAGGCCTTCGAGGTCTCGAGCATCGCCACCTCCGGCGCGAGAGGGAGTGCGCGCCGATGA